In one window of Flavobacterium ginsengisoli DNA:
- a CDS encoding thioredoxin family protein, whose amino-acid sequence MKKIILLLALAFSAFLSHAQSGVTLKAGDAAPDFKLKNVDNKDVSFGTFKDAKGYIVVFTCNTCPYAVGYEQRIIDLDKKFKPQGYPVIAINPNDPEASTADTFAKMQDLAKDKKYPFPYLFDPGQKITDEYGAKRTPHIFIVSKTAKGNVVEYVGAIDNDPEGNNPQKTKYAEDVIASLKSGQKPAITQTKEIGCTVKRKAKA is encoded by the coding sequence ATGAAAAAAATAATCTTATTACTAGCATTAGCATTTTCTGCTTTTCTTTCGCATGCACAAAGTGGCGTAACACTAAAAGCAGGCGACGCAGCACCAGATTTCAAACTGAAAAACGTGGACAATAAAGACGTTTCTTTTGGAACTTTTAAAGATGCAAAAGGATATATTGTTGTTTTTACTTGCAATACTTGTCCTTACGCAGTAGGATACGAGCAAAGAATTATCGATTTGGATAAAAAATTCAAACCGCAAGGGTATCCTGTAATTGCAATTAATCCAAACGATCCTGAAGCTTCTACAGCAGATACTTTTGCTAAAATGCAAGATTTGGCAAAAGACAAGAAATATCCTTTCCCATATTTATTTGATCCGGGACAAAAAATTACCGATGAATATGGAGCAAAACGTACGCCTCACATCTTTATCGTTTCTAAAACGGCAAAAGGAAATGTTGTAGAATACGTAGGAGCAATCGATAATGATCCAGAAGGAAATAATCCGCAAAAAACAAAATATGCAGAAGATGTAATCGCATCATTAAAAAGCGGACAAAAACCAGCAATTACACAAACTAAAGAAATTGGCTGTACAGTAAAAAGAAAAGCTAAAGCTTAA
- a CDS encoding PQQ-dependent sugar dehydrogenase, giving the protein MIIQKSIFLLAGFLALSSCSNNDNTEGGTDPGPTGPPVETGTANTTYQPAFSGQTRAGSIQTTTEVESKIITNGLSAPWGVAYLPDGRLLVTEKAGKIKIVTQAGVISNALTGVPAVNPDSQGGLLGICLDPAYATNRMIYWAFSEVVAGGNITAVAKGRISDNETAIENVTVIYRSNTPNASTLHYGGRVLFDKTGNLFVSIGERSVLETRPLAQSVTSSLGKVVRITTSGQAAPGNPSFTQTGALPELYSIGHRNPQGLAIHPTTGELWQSEHGPRGGDEINRITGGANYGWPTITYGIEYSGTKIGEGITQQTGMEQPVYYWDPVVSPSGMTFYAGNRVPEWQNNLFIGALSGMHIVRLAFKDNKVAGEERLLAGEGQRFRDITQGKDEALYAVTDQGRLYRIDKK; this is encoded by the coding sequence ATGATTATTCAAAAAAGTATATTTCTTCTTGCTGGATTTCTAGCTTTGAGTAGCTGTTCTAATAACGACAATACTGAAGGAGGCACAGATCCAGGACCGACAGGACCACCTGTAGAAACAGGAACGGCAAACACCACTTATCAGCCCGCATTCTCAGGACAAACACGCGCAGGAAGCATTCAGACTACCACCGAAGTTGAATCTAAAATAATTACCAACGGCTTAAGCGCTCCTTGGGGAGTTGCCTATCTTCCTGACGGACGTCTTTTGGTAACCGAAAAGGCAGGAAAAATAAAAATTGTAACTCAAGCTGGAGTTATTAGCAATGCCTTGACTGGCGTTCCTGCTGTTAATCCTGATAGCCAAGGTGGCTTATTAGGAATTTGCCTAGATCCTGCATATGCTACTAACCGAATGATTTATTGGGCTTTTTCTGAAGTTGTTGCTGGCGGAAATATTACCGCTGTCGCGAAAGGTAGAATTTCAGACAACGAAACAGCTATCGAAAATGTAACGGTTATTTATCGTTCAAATACACCAAACGCTAGCACATTACACTACGGAGGCCGAGTTTTATTTGACAAAACAGGAAATCTCTTTGTAAGCATTGGTGAAAGATCTGTATTAGAAACGCGTCCTTTAGCACAATCTGTTACCAGCAGTTTGGGTAAAGTTGTTCGCATTACAACAAGCGGACAAGCAGCGCCTGGAAATCCTTCTTTTACACAAACGGGAGCTTTACCAGAACTTTATAGCATTGGACACAGAAATCCGCAGGGATTGGCAATTCATCCAACTACGGGCGAATTATGGCAAAGTGAACATGGCCCAAGAGGTGGTGACGAAATTAATAGAATTACAGGCGGAGCAAATTACGGCTGGCCAACAATTACTTACGGAATCGAATATAGTGGTACGAAAATTGGAGAAGGAATTACGCAACAAACTGGAATGGAACAGCCTGTCTATTACTGGGATCCTGTAGTGTCACCAAGTGGTATGACTTTCTACGCTGGAAACCGAGTTCCCGAATGGCAAAATAATCTTTTTATTGGTGCTTTGAGCGGTATGCATATTGTGCGTTTAGCTTTTAAAGACAATAAAGTAGCTGGAGAAGAAAGATTATTGGCTGGAGAAGGACAAAGATTTAGAGATATTACTCAAGGAAAAGATGAAGCATTATACGCCGTTACCGATCAAGGAAGACTTTATAGAATAGATAAAAAGTAA
- a CDS encoding DUF3861 domain-containing protein, which yields MEKRSNKYYLTLSLKEYANGETEPAKELGIEFDNHDEIFGIIERIKSKNIFANESEAVQFALGLKLFSEIKIKNRKNPLFDELNEVFPVFMKKLKSL from the coding sequence ATGGAAAAAAGATCAAACAAATATTACTTAACATTAAGCCTTAAGGAATATGCAAACGGTGAAACCGAACCAGCAAAAGAACTCGGAATAGAATTTGACAATCACGATGAAATCTTTGGAATTATCGAAAGAATAAAGTCTAAAAACATTTTCGCAAACGAATCTGAAGCTGTTCAGTTTGCTTTAGGATTAAAATTATTCAGCGAAATCAAAATAAAAAATCGCAAAAACCCTCTTTTTGACGAACTAAATGAAGTTTTTCCAGTCTTCATGAAAAAACTAAAAAGCCTTTAA
- a CDS encoding LytR/AlgR family response regulator transcription factor, with translation MTVIKCIAVDDEPLALRLVETFIEQTPFLELITTCDNAVDAMGLIRETKPDLVFLDINMPNLSGMELARLIQDQPGPLPKIIFTTAYNHYAIEGYKVNAVDYLLKPFSYEEFLRASSKVLQLSEEANNNFNTITADDEFIFLKVEYQWVRISLKDITYIESLKDYVKVHLEDSQKALLSLISLKALEEKLPSSKFMRVHRSFIVSLDKISAISKNSIFIDKIEITVGEQYKEAFKTLVDKWLK, from the coding sequence ATGACAGTAATAAAATGTATAGCAGTAGATGACGAACCATTGGCTTTAAGACTGGTAGAAACCTTTATAGAGCAGACTCCGTTTTTAGAATTAATTACGACCTGCGACAATGCTGTCGATGCAATGGGGCTTATCAGGGAAACAAAACCAGATCTTGTTTTTTTAGACATTAATATGCCTAATTTAAGCGGAATGGAATTGGCAAGATTAATACAAGATCAGCCTGGACCTTTGCCAAAAATTATTTTTACTACGGCGTACAATCATTATGCAATTGAAGGTTATAAAGTTAATGCGGTAGATTATCTTTTGAAACCTTTTAGTTATGAAGAATTCCTCCGTGCTTCGAGCAAGGTTTTACAATTATCCGAAGAAGCCAATAATAACTTTAATACTATTACAGCAGATGATGAATTTATCTTTTTGAAAGTAGAATACCAATGGGTTAGAATTTCTTTAAAAGATATTACGTACATAGAAAGTTTAAAAGATTATGTAAAAGTACATCTTGAAGATTCTCAGAAAGCCTTGCTGTCACTTATTTCGCTTAAAGCTTTAGAAGAAAAACTTCCTTCTTCAAAATTCATGCGCGTACATCGTTCTTTCATTGTCTCATTAGATAAAATAAGCGCCATTAGTAAAAACTCTATTTTTATTGATAAAATAGAAATAACGGTTGGCGAACAATATAAAGAAGCCTTTAAGACATTAGTCGATAAATGGCTGAAATAA